The following nucleotide sequence is from Halodesulfovibrio sp. MK-HDV.
CTTTTTGAACGTGCAGTTGATGACGGGATGTATAAATTGAGTCGCGTTGTTCCAACAGAACAGCAACACTGTTTGCCATATGTCCAGCAGGAGTCACTACCGTTCTTTAACGTAAACTATCCCGCAGACCTTGAAATGGCCCGCCGGATCATAGCTGCAATATGACACATACCACATTAAGTGCAGAGACAAAGGCGTCCTTAGCTCTTACCGATAATCACGGGCGTACTGTCAATTATCTGCGCGTATCGATCACTGACCGCTGCAACCTGCGCTGTATGTACTGTTGGTCTGCCGACGGCATGCAGTTCATCCCTCACGATAACATTATTACCTACGAAGAGATTGCCAGACTCGTCGACCTTTCCGTCGAAATGGGAGTCAGCAAAGTCCGCCTGACCGGAGGCGAGCCATTTGCCCGACGCAATTGCCTTGATCTTATCGAGATGCTGCTTAAAAAACATCCCGATCTTGATCTGCGTCTTACCACAAACGCAACTCTTATGAACGGCAAGGCGAAAGCATTAGCTGACCTTGGTGTCCGTCACATAAATATTTCTCTGGATACCTTTGAACGCAAAAAGTTCCAAAGTATTACAGGCCGTGACATGCTCCGAAGCGTGACACGTTCCATTGATGAATGTTTAGCAAGCGGACTTAAGGTAAAAATCAACACTGTTGCGCTTAAAGGCGTTAACAATGATGAGCTGCCTGTCTTTGTCAACTTCGCTAAGAACAATCCGGTAGACGTGCGTTTTATCGAATTCATGCCTATGGGAAGCTGTAGCACATGGAACGAAAGTAACTTCTGGTCTGCTGATGACATTTTTGAAGAAGCTAGCAAGCTTGCTGTCCTTACAAAACTTGAAAAAGGCGAACGACGCTCCGGCCCTGCCAAGCTGTTCGGCATAGAAGGCGGTAAAGGGCGACTTGGTTTTATTACGCCAATGTCCAACCACTTCTGCTCTTCTTGTAACAGACTGCGAATAACTGCTAACGGAATGCTGCGCACCTGTCTTTTCTCTGACAGTGAGATCGATTTACGCACTATGTTGCGTAATACTTCGATTACCGATGCAGACATAGCCAACGTAATGCGTGAAGCTAATGTTGGTAAGCCACTTGGTGTTGAATTGCTTAAGGCAAAAAAACAAAATGAAGTTGCGTTAAAACGCATGAACGCCATTGGCGGCTAGTTTTACCTAAA
It contains:
- the moaA gene encoding GTP 3',8-cyclase MoaA produces the protein MTHTTLSAETKASLALTDNHGRTVNYLRVSITDRCNLRCMYCWSADGMQFIPHDNIITYEEIARLVDLSVEMGVSKVRLTGGEPFARRNCLDLIEMLLKKHPDLDLRLTTNATLMNGKAKALADLGVRHINISLDTFERKKFQSITGRDMLRSVTRSIDECLASGLKVKINTVALKGVNNDELPVFVNFAKNNPVDVRFIEFMPMGSCSTWNESNFWSADDIFEEASKLAVLTKLEKGERRSGPAKLFGIEGGKGRLGFITPMSNHFCSSCNRLRITANGMLRTCLFSDSEIDLRTMLRNTSITDADIANVMREANVGKPLGVELLKAKKQNEVALKRMNAIGG